In Rhodopirellula sp. P2, the DNA window TCGGAATGCAGTTCCGGGTACATGCCCGACAGGTCGCTCAGAATGGAATGCCGGCCAACCCGGTGAAACCAATACTTGGCATTGCCAAAATCACCTTCGCGGCGGTGCATGATCCCGTGCCAAAAGCTTCCTTCGGGCGATTTTTCGTTTTGGCTGATCGAGTGGGACCGATCCAAGTCCCCGGCCAACAACCACAGACCGCTACGCTGCAGCGGCGTGAACGACTTCGACGAATCCCCCTGCAGAAGCCCCACCAACTCTTGATTGACGGGGCCTTCCCCCAAACCTGGCAAATCAGCGGCTTGGATCGCCGCGAACCAAGGTTCAGCGACGCTCGGGGCCAAATCGGTCAACCAGGATGGCAAATCGTTCGAATTTGATGCGGAAGAAGACGTGCAATCGTCAAAGTTAGGCATGGTCTCGAAGGTTGTCGGCGGATTGTGCGAGGACAGATCCACCGAAGGCTACCGAGTGGCCCTCCTGATTGCTAGACTGCGGGACGCCTCTGGCGCGATTGCCATTCCACTCTTTCTCAGATCCCCCCTGACTGTCCATGAGCAGCGGCGAACCATCCACCGACGCAACGGCCGAGAACCCATCCTCGGACGCCCCGACCCCGGAAGCCTCCGCATCAGGGACGCCCGCCTCGCAAGAGTCGGCTCCTGCTGAGTTGCCTCCTGCTGAGTCGACGGCGCAAATTCCGGCGGAACAGGCTCCACCAAGCCCTTCCAAACCGAGCGGCCCCAAAAAATCCAAAGCCCCGCTGCCCCGAATCGGCGGCGGCCCGTTGGCGGCACGCGGACTGGGTGTTGCCAAACCAGTTTCTCCCGCTGCGGTTTCGACCGAACAGCTGGAGGGCGGCAAGGTCAAACACAAAGGGAAACGAGGCGGCAAACCCGGCGAAGGAAAACCGGGCGGGAAAGACGCCCCATTGCCACGCCTGGCCGGCGAAAAGAATCGTGAGAAAGGCGACAAGCCCTACGTCCCGCAACACAAGAAAACGGCGGTCCCCAACGTTCGCGATGAACTCAGCGACGACCTCCTAGCCGAACTGGATGCGACCCTGGCGGAAGCCGACTTGGACACCATCCTCGGCGGCAACGCGGGATTGCCAGATCGACGCGAACCACTTTCCGAAGGCGCTCGCGTTCACGCCCAGGTGATCAAAACCCACCAGGACAACGTGTTCGTCAGCCTTGGCGGCCCCGACGAGGGCACCGTCGCTTTCGAACAATTCACCGAGGAAGAACCGGTTCCCGGTCAATCGATCGAAGTCATCGTTCGCGGGATCAATTCCGAGGACGGACTGTATTCGTGCAGCCTGCCCGGCAAAGCGACCGAGGTCTCGGACTGGGACGACATTGACGAAGGCAGCGTTGTCGAAGCCACCATCACCGGCCACAACAACGGTGGTTTGGAATGCAAAGTCGGCAGCGTTCGCGGATTCATGCCGATCAGCCAAATCTCGGAATACCGAGTCGAAGACTGCAGCGAGTTCGTCGACCAGAAAATGGTCTGCTTGGTCACCGAAGCCAACGCTCGCCGTGGCAACCTGGTCCTCTCACGACGTGCGATTCTGGAACGAGAACGCGAAGTCAAACGCCAAGAACAACTCGAAAAGATTGAACCCGGCGACATCCTCGAAGGTGTCGTTCGCAGCGTCCGCGACTTTGGCGCATTCGTCGACGTCGGCGGACTCGATGGTTTGATCCACGTCAGCAAACTCAGCTGGGAACGCATCAAGCACCCCAGCGAAGTCATCGAAGAAGGCCAAAACGTCAAGGTTCGCGTCGACAAAATCGACAAGCAAACGGGCAAGATGTCCCTGACCTATCGCGACTTGCTCGAGAACCCTTGGGACACGGCCGAATCCATGTTCGCCGTCGGTTCGGTGCACAAGGGCGAAGTCACCCGGACCGCCGAATTCGGTGCGTTCGTGCGTCTGACAGCAGGTGTCGAAGGGCTTTGCCACATCAGCGAATTGGCAACGCACCGTGTGTCGCGAGTCAGCTCCGTGGTCAACGTGGGCGACGAAGTCGACGTGAAAATCATGAGCTTCGATCGCGACTCCCAAAAGGTTGGGTTGTCGATCAAAGCCGCCACTGCCAAACCCGCCGCCGAAGGTGCCACGCAGGAAGACGAAGTCATCGAACCACCACGTGAATTGGCGGTCAAAGCTTCGCATTCCGGCCCACTCAAAGGCGGCAACGATCGCCCCAGTGGCGGCGAACGTTTCGGCCTTCGTTGGTAGGCCTCTGAAGCACGCCATTGATAGCACGCTCACTTCGTGGGCGTGCATTTTGGCAACGCCTTTCCTCGCAAGGACTCCGTGTGCGATTTTTGTTTCTCGGCGATGTCGTCGGCAAACCCGGCTACTCCGGCGTGCTCGCGCGGACCGGGGAACTCCGCAAGCAACACCGCCTCGATGCGGTGGTCATCAACGCGGAAAACGCTGCCGATGGCGCGGGGCTGATGCCTCGTCAGTATCGCCGGCTGTTGGAAGCTGGCGTGGACGCGATGACGATGGGCGATCACTTGTATCGCCGCAAAGAAATCATCCCCATCCTGCAAACCAGTCAACGGATTGTGCGACCGGCCAACTACCCCGAAAGCTCTTCGGGAAAGTCTTGGACGGTCGTGCAAACTCCCGCTGGAAAACTGGGAGTGATCTCGCTGCTGGGACGCGTCTTCATGCGTCCAGTCGACTGCCCGTTTGCCGCGGTTGACGCGGCGCTGGCGGAAATGGCCGCTGAAAATCCGCGTTGCATCTTGGTGGATGTGCACGCCGAAGCGACCAGTGACAAACAAGTCCTGGGACGTTACCTCGACGGCCGGGTCACCGCAGTCCTGGGAACCCACACGCACGTCCCCACCGCAGACAGTTGTGTGCTGCCAGGCGGAACCGCGTTTCAATGCGACGTGGGAATGAGCGGCCCCTACGACAGCATCATTGGTCGCGACATCAAACGCGTGACCAACACCACGATCAGCTTTGAACCGTGCCACTTTCACGTCGCCACGCGAGACGTGCGGCTGTGCGGGGCGATCATCGAAGCCGACGCCGACGGCAAAGCGATCTCGATCGAACGCCTGGAAGACCGCCTGGAGTCTTGACCGTGTCTGTCACCGAATGAGCATGCGTGCTCGTGCTCGTGCGACCAGAAAAAATGGAACCCGGACGCGTGAGCGAGGCACCACACCGCACCCCACGCCGGCCCCCTCCGGGGCGACCCGCCAATTCTCGCCATGGATCTCGGGGCTTCCGCCCCGAGCTACCGAAGACGGCCCCATCCGGGGCGATCGCGGCAATGCACCAAAGGTGCAATCGGATACCCGACGCGTGAGCGAGGCACCACACCGCACCCCACGCCGGCCCCCTCCGGGGCGACCCGCCGATTCTCGCCATGGATCTCGGGGCTTCCGCCCCGAGCTACCGAAGACGGCCCCATGCGGGGCGATCGCGGCAACGCACCAAAGGTGCAATCGGAAACCCGACGCGTGAGCGAGGCACCATACCGCACCCCACGCCGGCCCCCTCCGGGGCGACCCGCCGATTCTCGCCATGGATCTCGGGGCTTCCGCCCCGAGCTACCCAAGGCGGCCCCATCCGGGGCGATCGCGGCAATGCAACAAAGGTGCAATCGGATACCCGACGCGTGAGCGAGGCACCACACCGCACCCCACGCCGGCCCCCTCCGGGGCGACCCGCCGATTCTCGCCATGGATCTCGGGGCTTCCGCCCCGAGCTACCCAAGGCGGCCCCATCCGGGGCGATCGCGGCAATGCAACAAAGGTGCAATCGGATACCCGACGCGTGAGCGAGGCACCACACCGCACCCCACGCCGGTCCCCTCCGGGGCGACCCGCCGATTCTCGCCATGGATCTCGGGGCGTCTGCCCCGAGCTACCGAAGACGGCCCCCTCCGGGGCGATGGTGCGGGGCCGCTTGCATCGGGCGACGGAAGCTCAGTCCGGAGTATCCAGGTACGGATCCTGACCGATTTCACGCTGCATTTTCTTGCGTTCTTTTTCGTGGTGCATCAACACCATCCGATCGCGAAAATGCCGTCGTTCGACTTTCCGCTGGGCCCGGTGGAACATCGCCGCCAACCGATCGACACTGCCGCTGGTCGCTTCGCCGCGTTTCTTGAGCTTCTCGGATTTGATCGCCCCGTAGCCGCCTTTCAAGATGTCATCGTCCAGCGATAGATACTGGCGATACGATCCGCGGTCACCTTGCCGTCCACAACGCCCGATCAACTGGCGGTCAATCCGAGCGGCGTCGTGCAGCTCGGTGCAGATCACATGCATCCCGCCAATCTGTTCGACGTCATTGGAAAGCTTGATGTCGGTACCACGACCGGCCATGTTGGTCGCCACGGTCACTTTGCCGTTCCCGCCTGCTTCGGCAACGATGTCCGCCTCGCGTTCGACGTTGTTTGCGTTCAGCACTTCGTGCTCAATCCCGAGGTCATCCAACAGTTTGGACAACAGCACACTCTTGTCGATCGAACGCGTCCCAATCAAAACCGGTCGTCCGGTCGCATGGACCTCCGCAACCTCCTGCGCGATCGCTTCAAATTTGGCCTGCAATGTCCCGAACACCCGCGACGGCAACTGCACCCGTTGTGGAGGCCGGTTGGTGGGGACGCGGACAACGGGCGTGCGATAGATTTTCCGAAGTTCGCTGGCACTGGTGGCGGCCGTACCGGTCATCCCTGCCAAGTGCGGATAACGCAAAAACAAGTCCTGGACGGTGATCCGTGCGGCTTGCCCGGTTGGCACGCTGATCTCGACACCCTCTTTGGCTTCGATCGATTGATGGATGCCGTCCCGCCACTTGCGTCCTTCTGCCAAGCGGCCCGTGAACTCATCGACGATCACGATCTCGTCCACATTCGGATCCTTCTCGCTAGGACGAATCACGTACTGACGATCCAGCAAGAACTCACGGTGCGTTTTGATTGACCGTTCGATGTATTCATACAGATCGACCAAGCCCATCGTGCGAACCAGATCGCTCTTGGGCAAGGCTCGGACCTTGCTGCGACCTCGGGCGGTCAACTCGTAGCGTTTGGTTTCGTCATCGATTTCAAAGTGCTCATCGAGTTCAAAACTTGGCGCGTGCTCCGCGGCCCAGAGATAGGTTTCAACGATTTGATCGCGGACGGTGTCTTCGATGCTACCGATGATCAACGGCGTCCGAGCCTCGTCAATGAGAATGCTGTCCGCCTCATCGACCAAGCAGAAGTGCATGCCGCGCATCACGATTTGATCACCGGAGTTGCTGAATCCACCGTCTCCGCTGCCGAGCATTTCAGTCTGCATTCGGTTCTGAGCACGCAACAACAGCCGATCGCGCAGGAAGTCGAACCCGAATTCCTTGGCGGTTCCGTACGTGATGGCGGCACCGTAACTCTTCCGGCGACTTCCCTGGTCGTCCTCTGTCTGAATGATGCCCACGGACACGCCCAGCATCTCAAACAGCGGCATCATCCACTCGGCATCACGTCGGGCCAGATAGTCATTGACCGTGGCCAGGTGAGCCCCCTTGCCGACCAGGCTGTGCAAGTACAGCGGCAGCGTCGCGGTCAGCGTTTTGCCTTCTCCGGTTTGCATCTCGGTGATGTGGCCTTCGAACAACGCGATGCCACCGAGGATCTGAACATCGTAGTGACGCATCGAGAGACTTCGCCGCCCTGCCTCGCGGCACAACGCGTAAGCTTCAGGAAGCAACTCGCCAAGTTTCTCACCGGCCATCGCGCGATAACGAAGTGCCAAACTTCGCTTTCGCAACGTCACGTCGTCTTCTGCTTGCAGTGTGCTTTCGAGAGCGTTGACGCGCGCCAGTTGCCGCTGCCAACGAACCATTCGCGGCCGCCAATTGGAAGCCTTGGTCCACTTCTTTTTGTTCGCTGAGGGATCGCTGGAACGGCGCACCACCGCCTGAGCGGTGGTGCCAGCATCCGTCGCCTCCGATTCCTCCAGCGGCTCATTGGGAGCGAGCGGATCGAGCGAGGGCAATTGATCAGAATCGTCTGGGTTGGTCGTTTCGCGAGCGGGAGATTCGGACATCGAGCGGGCCAACGAAAGAAAAGCGATGCAAAGAATTACCATTTTTACGCACGAGATCGCACGCAGAGCGACCTCCAATCGCCGTGAAACACCATTTTATCTGGCTTTCAGGGAAGATAGCGAACTTGTACCACGCCCGAGGTTCAAAACAGGCAATCTGCGTCGGCTGTTCCAAGCGTAGGGCTGGTTCTGAATGGTCCGCTGATTCTGGTCGAAACAGTTAACCAGATGAATCCCGTGTTCCCGGACTACACGAGAGTACCAATGGAAACGAAAAAAACGACGAAATGGAAGTTGCTCGCGTTGGCAGCCATGCTGTCAGCAGGATCCGCCTCGGCGGCGGATCAAGGCAACTCGGACATGACTCAATACTACACCGGTGCTGCACCGGTGTCCGCAGAGGAAGGCGACATCGTTTATGACGACGTCGACTATTCCGCCGACAACATGGCGGCGTCCTTCTACGGTAACGAAGGACAATCGCTTCAGCCGGTTGCCTTTGTTGGTGACCAACAACTAGGCAGCGGTGTTCCAACCCCGTCTCCGATGATGGACGATTCTTACATCGTCAGCAACGGCGGCGGCTGCAGCACAGGCGATTGTGGCAACGGCTACGAAATGGCCAGCAGCTGCGGCTCAGCTTGCGGCGGCAACTGTGGCAAATGCCGCAAACGCCCGATCCGCAAGATGATGCAAAAGCACGACGTGTGGATGACCGCGGAAGCGTTGCTGTGGTTCACCCAAGCACGCTCGACCACGCCTTTGATCACTCAAAACGCTGCGGGCGTCGATCCTGAACTGGATGTCGCTGGCACCTCCACCCTCTTTGGTGGTGACGAGTCAATCGGTGGCGACATGACTGCCGGATTCCGCTTGGACTTCGGTAAAAACCTCAGCGACGACTTCGGTGTCGGTGGCCGCTTCTGGTGGCTTAGCGAAAGCAGCGAAGACGCCAGCTCTGGTGGCCTCGTCAACGGCAATGCTCAGACCTACGGTCGCCCGTTCTATGACACGAACATCGCGTCGGACAACAGCACTCTGATTGCCAGCACCGGAGTTCCCGGCAATGACAACTTTGAAGGCTCGTTCTCCGCAGAGAGCTCGCTCGACATCTACGCCGCGGAAGCTTATGCCCGCATGAAGATGCTCAGTGGTTCGGGATTCCGTACCGACTTGATCGGTGGTTTCTCGCACTTCGGAATCGACGACAGCTTGACGGTGAACAGCACCAGCATCCAAACCACCGATGCAATCGCTGGCAGCATTGGCGACACGACGGTTCTGTACGACAACATCGAAACGGAAAACCGTTTCTACGGTGGTCAGATCGGTTTTGAAACCATGCTCAACCGCGGCAAGTGGAGCTTCAAGGCGTTGACCAAGGTTCACTTGGGCAACATGGAGCAAATCTATCGCGGCACGGGCTTGCGAACCTTCACGGACGCTGGTTTTGTTACCACCACGTCGACCGACGGTGGTGTGCTCGCCCTGGGCGACACCTTCAACACGACCGCACTGGACCAAGACAAATTCACCTTCGCCCCTGAAGCGAACGTGAAATTGGGCTACAAGTTCCGCCCGAACGTTTCGATGTCCGTCGGCTACAGCTTCATCTACTGGGATGACGTTTTGCTGTCAGGCGACAACATCAACAACGTTTACAACGGTGACGGAATCACGTTCCCACCAGCACCATTGGCCCAGCCCGCGTCAGAACGCAAGGACAGCTCCTTGTACACGCACGGCATCGACTTGGGCTGTGTCATCGACTTCTAAGCTGAACTTAGCGGGAACAATTGTTCCTGATAGGCGGTAAGTTCTGCCGGGTGGACTCCGGTTTGATAACTGTCCGGGGTTCCAAGTCGGAGACTGCTCGGCGAAAGCAAACAAGACGTGCGAGGATTCAAATCCTCGCGCGTTTTTTTGTGCGCTGATTCAACAGGGAGACTCCTCCCGTGCAGCGGACATCAGTCATCCAAATCGACGGTGACGTCCACAAAGTCCTCTTCTGACAAGAACTGGATGCCGTCCAACGTGGCACCGTGTTCTCTCGCAATCTTCATGACTTGATTGTGGGCACCGGCCAAGCGTTCTTCATCGTTGCTGCCTTCCTGAAACACGAAGACGCCAAATCGACCGGCTTCATCGGGATCGTCGTCGGCTTGACTGTTTGGGAAACCGCCTTCGATCAAAGCTGCCGCCAGCTTTTGCATTTGCTCCAGCGTTTCCCCCATCAGCAGAAACACCCAAGGCAGCTCTTCGCCAGGATTCAATCCGCTGTCACTGAAATGCCGAAGTCGCCACACCGCTTCGTCCAAACTCAGCCAATCGAACAGCTCGTCATCATCGATGGCGTCGAACACTTCCACGCCTTCGTACTCGATGCCAGTGCGTTCGGCGATCTGTTGCATTCGGTCCGCGATCTTCTTCACTTCGCTGGGCACCAGCGCGCCGGTCTTGACCACACTCAACATGGGCCGTCCGAGCGACAACCTTCCCTTTTCATCGATCTCTTCGACCGACTCTTCCAGCTCACACAGGTAATCGCCCAGCGTCTCGGCAATCGAGCGCAACTGCCCGATCTCGGCGCCTCGCAAGGTGAACGTCCAATCCATCGGCACAGACAACTCAACCCCTTGCTCTTCCACGAGATGCGAAAAGAGGGCGTCGATGTCAAATGCCAAATCGGGTTCGTCAGAGGATGCGTTCATGACGCCAGATTACCAGATTCGGTGGTCACCGCCAGAACCGACGACCGGAACGCCAGAGCCCCCTGCCACTCCGGCTTTGTGCTACATTTTCAGCCATGACGACGGACATTGAAAAACAACTGATCGAAACGAACCTTCGCTTTCGAATTGCGACGCGAACGGCAAAGCTCGGCTATTGGGTGTTTGAAGTCGAGACGTCCGAGGTGGAGGTCTCGGAAGAGTTGCTTCACCAACTTGGCCTGCCAGCGGATTTCACCTGGTCACTCCAGAGCTGGAAAGACCGCCTGCACCCAGACGACTACGATCGCGCCATCACACAGCTCGCGACCGTCACCGAAGGAAACCCCTCCGCGTATTTCAACGTTTTTCGCCTGCGACATTCCGATGGTGGCTTTCGCTGGATCGAATCGATCGGCGATTTCATCCACGACAGCGATGGAAAACTGGTCCGGATGATCGGGACCCACCAAGACATCAGTCGTCGGATCGAGATCGAACAGGCGCTGGACGCGGCTCTGGAAAACAGCATCCAGACCAACGAGGCGCTGCAACGCAGCAATCAAGAACTGGAACAATTCGCCTACGTCGCTTCGCACGACCTGCGTTCACCGCTTCGAGGCCTGCAGAACCTGGCAACGTGGATCACCGAGGACATTGAAGAATCGGGGAAAGAAGTCCCTGAATCCGTCCGGGAACATTGCTCGACCATGAGCAAACAAATCGAACGCATGCAAGCGTTGCTGGATGGCCTGCTGGCTTACGCGAGAATCGACCAAAGCTACACATCGACCGAACCTGTCGACCTGAATCAAATCGTGTCGGAAGCC includes these proteins:
- a CDS encoding sensor histidine kinase, whose protein sequence is MTTDIEKQLIETNLRFRIATRTAKLGYWVFEVETSEVEVSEELLHQLGLPADFTWSLQSWKDRLHPDDYDRAITQLATVTEGNPSAYFNVFRLRHSDGGFRWIESIGDFIHDSDGKLVRMIGTHQDISRRIEIEQALDAALENSIQTNEALQRSNQELEQFAYVASHDLRSPLRGLQNLATWITEDIEESGKEVPESVREHCSTMSKQIERMQALLDGLLAYARIDQSYTSTEPVDLNQIVSEAIAFVEADSNFEVRLESDLPTVIGNSSPMMRVMVNLIDNAIKHHPGPSGKIIIRGGMVEDGTAEVIVEDDGNGIPPEHRERVFRMFETLGRNRQSGKGGMGLAMVRKLVLSCGGTIRFDASPLGGAAAITRWPTDASRPANKKSPELTHRLLEAITGSSDLTDADPDAAAE
- a CDS encoding preprotein translocase subunit SecA yields the protein MSESPARETTNPDDSDQLPSLDPLAPNEPLEESEATDAGTTAQAVVRRSSDPSANKKKWTKASNWRPRMVRWQRQLARVNALESTLQAEDDVTLRKRSLALRYRAMAGEKLGELLPEAYALCREAGRRSLSMRHYDVQILGGIALFEGHITEMQTGEGKTLTATLPLYLHSLVGKGAHLATVNDYLARRDAEWMMPLFEMLGVSVGIIQTEDDQGSRRKSYGAAITYGTAKEFGFDFLRDRLLLRAQNRMQTEMLGSGDGGFSNSGDQIVMRGMHFCLVDEADSILIDEARTPLIIGSIEDTVRDQIVETYLWAAEHAPSFELDEHFEIDDETKRYELTARGRSKVRALPKSDLVRTMGLVDLYEYIERSIKTHREFLLDRQYVIRPSEKDPNVDEIVIVDEFTGRLAEGRKWRDGIHQSIEAKEGVEISVPTGQAARITVQDLFLRYPHLAGMTGTAATSASELRKIYRTPVVRVPTNRPPQRVQLPSRVFGTLQAKFEAIAQEVAEVHATGRPVLIGTRSIDKSVLLSKLLDDLGIEHEVLNANNVEREADIVAEAGGNGKVTVATNMAGRGTDIKLSNDVEQIGGMHVICTELHDAARIDRQLIGRCGRQGDRGSYRQYLSLDDDILKGGYGAIKSEKLKKRGEATSGSVDRLAAMFHRAQRKVERRHFRDRMVLMHHEKERKKMQREIGQDPYLDTPD
- a CDS encoding BBP7 family outer membrane beta-barrel protein — translated: METKKTTKWKLLALAAMLSAGSASAADQGNSDMTQYYTGAAPVSAEEGDIVYDDVDYSADNMAASFYGNEGQSLQPVAFVGDQQLGSGVPTPSPMMDDSYIVSNGGGCSTGDCGNGYEMASSCGSACGGNCGKCRKRPIRKMMQKHDVWMTAEALLWFTQARSTTPLITQNAAGVDPELDVAGTSTLFGGDESIGGDMTAGFRLDFGKNLSDDFGVGGRFWWLSESSEDASSGGLVNGNAQTYGRPFYDTNIASDNSTLIASTGVPGNDNFEGSFSAESSLDIYAAEAYARMKMLSGSGFRTDLIGGFSHFGIDDSLTVNSTSIQTTDAIAGSIGDTTVLYDNIETENRFYGGQIGFETMLNRGKWSFKALTKVHLGNMEQIYRGTGLRTFTDAGFVTTTSTDGGVLALGDTFNTTALDQDKFTFAPEANVKLGYKFRPNVSMSVGYSFIYWDDVLLSGDNINNVYNGDGITFPPAPLAQPASERKDSSLYTHGIDLGCVIDF
- a CDS encoding 30S ribosomal protein S1, whose protein sequence is MSSGEPSTDATAENPSSDAPTPEASASGTPASQESAPAELPPAESTAQIPAEQAPPSPSKPSGPKKSKAPLPRIGGGPLAARGLGVAKPVSPAAVSTEQLEGGKVKHKGKRGGKPGEGKPGGKDAPLPRLAGEKNREKGDKPYVPQHKKTAVPNVRDELSDDLLAELDATLAEADLDTILGGNAGLPDRREPLSEGARVHAQVIKTHQDNVFVSLGGPDEGTVAFEQFTEEEPVPGQSIEVIVRGINSEDGLYSCSLPGKATEVSDWDDIDEGSVVEATITGHNNGGLECKVGSVRGFMPISQISEYRVEDCSEFVDQKMVCLVTEANARRGNLVLSRRAILEREREVKRQEQLEKIEPGDILEGVVRSVRDFGAFVDVGGLDGLIHVSKLSWERIKHPSEVIEEGQNVKVRVDKIDKQTGKMSLTYRDLLENPWDTAESMFAVGSVHKGEVTRTAEFGAFVRLTAGVEGLCHISELATHRVSRVSSVVNVGDEVDVKIMSFDRDSQKVGLSIKAATAKPAAEGATQEDEVIEPPRELAVKASHSGPLKGGNDRPSGGERFGLRW
- a CDS encoding ribonuclease E inhibitor RraB; this translates as MNASSDEPDLAFDIDALFSHLVEEQGVELSVPMDWTFTLRGAEIGQLRSIAETLGDYLCELEESVEEIDEKGRLSLGRPMLSVVKTGALVPSEVKKIADRMQQIAERTGIEYEGVEVFDAIDDDELFDWLSLDEAVWRLRHFSDSGLNPGEELPWVFLLMGETLEQMQKLAAALIEGGFPNSQADDDPDEAGRFGVFVFQEGSNDEERLAGAHNQVMKIAREHGATLDGIQFLSEEDFVDVTVDLDD
- a CDS encoding TIGR00282 family metallophosphoesterase → MRFLFLGDVVGKPGYSGVLARTGELRKQHRLDAVVINAENAADGAGLMPRQYRRLLEAGVDAMTMGDHLYRRKEIIPILQTSQRIVRPANYPESSSGKSWTVVQTPAGKLGVISLLGRVFMRPVDCPFAAVDAALAEMAAENPRCILVDVHAEATSDKQVLGRYLDGRVTAVLGTHTHVPTADSCVLPGGTAFQCDVGMSGPYDSIIGRDIKRVTNTTISFEPCHFHVATRDVRLCGAIIEADADGKAISIERLEDRLES